Within Cryptosporangium aurantiacum, the genomic segment CCGAGTCGCGCGCCGATCTCCGCGTTACGCAGGCCGAGCTCAGCCAGTTCGAGGACGTCGCGCTGGCGAGGCGTCAGCGCGTCGAGGCCGGGCGGCCTCGGGTCGGACCCGGAGAGCAGGTCCAATAGTGCTGTCCGGGTCACCGGATCCCGGGTAGTCCGCGCGATGGACCGAAGCCGCTCAGCAGCCGACGTGAGCACCGGTTCGGCAGATCGCAGTCGTCGTTCGACCTCGTCGCGCACCGACATCTCGACGGACACCGCATGTGCCTCGGCGGCGAGCGAGGACATCATCGCGAGCGTGAGGGCCGCGCGTTCGCGGGTCGCGGCGTAGAGGAGGCCCCGCACACCGGGACCGCTCATCAGCGGTACGACGGCCAGGCCGACGACGCCCTCCCCGAGGACGGGACCGTCATAGTCATGCGTGATCCCTGGCGCCTGGTCGTAGTGCGGAACCGCCAGCATCTGCTTGCGGAGAAGTGCCTGCCCGCCCAACCCTCGTGTCGGCCGGATCACCATCGAGGTGAGTGCGGAGGTGCGCGCGCCCACGCACACCGTCACCGGAACCTCCCCGTTGCCGATCCCGCCGAATACCAGTGCTACGTCCGGACGACAGGACAGCTTGTGCGCGGCACGGGTGAGTAGGGCGCTGTCCGCGGGCCTCGCGTGCGTGTCGGGCA encodes:
- a CDS encoding response regulator transcription factor, which codes for MTVCVGARTSALTSMVIRPTRGLGGQALLRKQMLAVPHYDQAPGITHDYDGPVLGEGVVGLAVVPLMSGPGVRGLLYAATRERAALTLAMMSSLAAEAHAVSVEMSVRDEVERRLRSAEPVLTSAAERLRSIARTTRDPVTRTALLDLLSGSDPRPPGLDALTPRQRDVLELAELGLRNAEIGARLGLSEQTVKTYMRALMARLGARSRQEAVYRYRSQSSSGRAAAMPERI